One genomic window of Ziziphus jujuba cultivar Dongzao chromosome 4, ASM3175591v1 includes the following:
- the LOC107415522 gene encoding uncharacterized protein LOC107415522 isoform X1, with the protein MANSYLRDLEAAEVVECRICQDEDSMSNMEAPCACSGSLRFAHRACIQEWCNEKRDTMCEICNHPFSPGYSAPQPSDGSSFGMIRRSRSVPGTVREAETLARIQMELLAEQSLQEADEPERGRSSFWRKGSLIWTAIYLLLVAAELGGLVYLKFRLNSGEPMAHPPCSTLRCFS; encoded by the exons atggccAACTCTTACTTGCGTGACTTAGAAGCAGCAGAAGTGGTAGAGTGTAGAATATGCCAAGACGAGGACTCCATGTCTAACATGGAAGCTCCTTGCGCCTGCTCAGGCTCCCTCAGG TTCGCTCATAGGGCCTGTATTCAAGAATGGTGCAATGAGAAAAGAGATACAATGTGCGAAATATGCAACCAC CCATTTTCGCCAGGATACTCAGCCCCACAACCATCCGATGGTAGCTCTTTTGGAATGATCAG AAGAAGTCGGTCAGTTCCTGGAACAGTCAGAGAAGCAGAGACGCTGGCTAGAATTCAAATGGAGTTATTAGCTGAGCAAAGCCTCCAAGAGGCTGATGAGCCAGAAAGGGGTCGAAGCAGCTTCTGGCGAAAGGGCTCTCTAATA TGGACtgctatatatttattgttggtGGCAGCAGAGTTAGGAGGCCTTGTTTACTTAAAGTTCAGGCTCAACTCTGGCGAACCAATGGCTCATCCTCCATG TAGTACCTTGAGGTGTTTCTCGTAA
- the LOC107415522 gene encoding uncharacterized protein LOC107415522 isoform X2, which translates to MANSYLRDLEAAEVVECRICQDEDSMSNMEAPCACSGSLRFAHRACIQEWCNEKRDTMCEICNHPFSPGYSAPQPSDGSSFGMIRRSRSVPGTVREAETLARIQMELLAEQSLQEADEPERGRSSFWRKGSLIWTAIYLLLVAAELGGLVYLKFRLNSGEPMAHPPCTLRCFS; encoded by the exons atggccAACTCTTACTTGCGTGACTTAGAAGCAGCAGAAGTGGTAGAGTGTAGAATATGCCAAGACGAGGACTCCATGTCTAACATGGAAGCTCCTTGCGCCTGCTCAGGCTCCCTCAGG TTCGCTCATAGGGCCTGTATTCAAGAATGGTGCAATGAGAAAAGAGATACAATGTGCGAAATATGCAACCAC CCATTTTCGCCAGGATACTCAGCCCCACAACCATCCGATGGTAGCTCTTTTGGAATGATCAG AAGAAGTCGGTCAGTTCCTGGAACAGTCAGAGAAGCAGAGACGCTGGCTAGAATTCAAATGGAGTTATTAGCTGAGCAAAGCCTCCAAGAGGCTGATGAGCCAGAAAGGGGTCGAAGCAGCTTCTGGCGAAAGGGCTCTCTAATA TGGACtgctatatatttattgttggtGGCAGCAGAGTTAGGAGGCCTTGTTTACTTAAAGTTCAGGCTCAACTCTGGCGAACCAATGGCTCATCCTCCATG TACCTTGAGGTGTTTCTCGTAA
- the LOC107415522 gene encoding uncharacterized protein LOC107415522 isoform X3, with protein MANSYLRDLEAAEVVECRICQDEDSMSNMEAPCACSGSLRPFSPGYSAPQPSDGSSFGMIRRSRSVPGTVREAETLARIQMELLAEQSLQEADEPERGRSSFWRKGSLIWTAIYLLLVAAELGGLVYLKFRLNSGEPMAHPPCSTLRCFS; from the exons atggccAACTCTTACTTGCGTGACTTAGAAGCAGCAGAAGTGGTAGAGTGTAGAATATGCCAAGACGAGGACTCCATGTCTAACATGGAAGCTCCTTGCGCCTGCTCAGGCTCCCTCAGG CCATTTTCGCCAGGATACTCAGCCCCACAACCATCCGATGGTAGCTCTTTTGGAATGATCAG AAGAAGTCGGTCAGTTCCTGGAACAGTCAGAGAAGCAGAGACGCTGGCTAGAATTCAAATGGAGTTATTAGCTGAGCAAAGCCTCCAAGAGGCTGATGAGCCAGAAAGGGGTCGAAGCAGCTTCTGGCGAAAGGGCTCTCTAATA TGGACtgctatatatttattgttggtGGCAGCAGAGTTAGGAGGCCTTGTTTACTTAAAGTTCAGGCTCAACTCTGGCGAACCAATGGCTCATCCTCCATG TAGTACCTTGAGGTGTTTCTCGTAA